A DNA window from Anas acuta chromosome 4, bAnaAcu1.1, whole genome shotgun sequence contains the following coding sequences:
- the LOC137855316 gene encoding maestro heat-like repeat-containing protein family member 2B, with protein sequence MERLRALSGEGQREGGWGLKQDPSQQAARGCVSCGDFSPSWPRSSSLPSVPIIGAASSTDDTCSVLSFLPGVGCWPRRSRRQGRGRVPGPVPEAAPTSASVVTSLLERLQDEEGDRAQTYCELETVLWEDDSCLQCGVVNRLLAEVSWDLTADQGVTEDTKVAASDVLVALARSHFSFVLAELLAQLNAPGQISKEFVLITVGKLLSTNALQCIPFMRVVLLGLRTVVGQLGSGRILRAACGALEQCAKVVSVYICTWKGCSLPATEKEQLYENLAQVFCSVASNWLDCQEEEDKQAVIGAMTPLMRVLLHKEEHREHVWEQLLWLLHQYRTVQDASRVTKSLLSFLEALEQVQIPIPKGKCLAISSVVYSELTADTKEHSQDHKAELSQCILLQARICPEETILFLESQLGHEREAMRVAALGLLGALARCDEPAMAEKLPQVVEAVKHVCRDPSIRVRRAVLHFIRELLSANAQSCSAWDVVGYIFSEFSQSSSRRAAGLLSAREAQEEGALQGLCMDVLGSLDISVRGMAKLLWPRLLIYVMPAKYTGMLIPLSRCLRALAERNELTAGHEHHELDPDVLNALLQDTTLTPHNLLARLLVVAGSPFAGSDLQAAALLVLQSLHSRIHGAVGATWNSEIPLLLQYLQGGKGNIPDAAEWERRLLQFLRASLETIGDDAWIKRLSCALSQRLDSSPSSSGEKTFLYKALGTTLGACQELPHVQENLLHHLTRAQPEEPSEAQGIIALVCQAADSHFRLALETLTTFAATSSSVRGLRVSRGRKTTQASRRAEATCRAVMLAHSSMALRASKEQLLAHVEADIAGNILLLSISSSQPVALPPVQRVFLSLGPQNLQTNLALVQSILEVGCAIHAAGNLGSFHPVLKHKLLLILQNLMKTTLWDFPAASLHLKVILALEQWSKLEISFSSKEICSLLSDCCRAILPLPSAAEQTGEIRNAEQAVLQLQSLHMATKALGRLMAVLLKAKPSPVDLVDIAEVLWFWLSSDDPWVCKKALQVCAQLLEDCRDGVAFQTRGAYLPFGALAGLLGPLTCEPTSSSRQLAAACLSSLLHIQAKATNRVLETDDPASLCEGLSARSDASQQLQTSIQIAEVVCKNVPKEQAADFMNAILGPFRHSRGSRVRAAGNWMLTFLEACGKDIGPDVRGILSALHTCTESMLEPSFVYFVHRAVLILARHHRELTLNIILEKFVPMDRPFCETLMAVLSKCAEKSWLTPFWRQKMSALLESPRTYAEGMCLLTSVLLRAQLISRELIEIFSQWLRYPSANLQLTAMAFFAELMKEPPLEKRNVLKTLRVLAEKAQHRSSTIRQLAARALGNAAGSMPVEVRKHGRQVVQVLQQSLADTACPEVVAESMLALAELVRVLQAVNLGSAFEDIARATKMFFESEEEYLRYSALRLYSVLASSASSKRSFFAGEVVETWVSLFLHLRDPDFAVASARNAPPMLERLRTVARRGCLENGQRLHPSTFGILGESPHWNFPLPFLTREL encoded by the exons ATGGAGAGGCTGAGAGCCCTTAGCGGTGAGGGGCAGCGGGAGGGAGGTTGGGGGCTGAAGCAGGACCCTTCCCAGcaggctgctcggggctgcGTCTCCTGCGGAGatttctctcccagctggcCAAGATCCTCGTCCCTACCATCGGTCCCTATCATCGGTGCGGCCAGCAGCACCGATGACACCTGCTCcgttctttccttccttccaggtGTGGGCTGCTGGCCCAGACGTAGCCGTCgccagggcagaggcagggtgcCAGGGCCTGTCCCTGAAGCGGCCCCGACCTCTGCCAGTGTTGTGACTTCTCTGCTAGAGCGCCTGCAAGACGAGGAG GGCGACAGAGCGCAGACTTACTGCGAGCTGGAGACCGTCTTGTGGGAAGATgacagctgcctgcagtgcGGTGTCGTCAACCGGCTGCTAGCAGAGGTGTCCTGGGACCTGACAGCTGACCAG GGCGTGACGGAAGACACGAAGGTGGCTGCCAGTGACGTCCTGGTGGCTCTGGCCCGCTCCCACTTCAGCTTCGTGCTAGCCGAGCTCCTGGCCCAGCTGAAtgccccagggcagatctccaAGGAGTTCGTGCTCATCACTGTGGGCAAACTCCTCAGCACCAACG CCCTGCAGTGCATCCCCTTCATGCGCGTGGTGCTGTTGGGGCTGCGCACCGTGGTGGGCCAGTTAGGGAGCGGCCGGATCCTGCGTGCTGCCTGCGGTG CTCTGGAGCAGTGCGCCAAAGTGGTCAGCGTTTACATCTGCACCTGGAAAGGATGCTCCTTGCCTGCTACAGAGAAGGAGCAGCTCTACGAAAACCTTGCCCAGGTGTTCTGCTCTGTGGCAAGCAACTGGCTGGACTGccaggaggaagag GACAAGCAAGCCGTCATCGGGGCCATGACTCCCTTGATGCGTGTCCTCCTGCACAAGGAGGAGCACCGGGAGCATGtctgggagcagctcctctggctcCTGCACCAGTACCGGACGGTCCAAGACGCCTCCAGGGTGACCAAG agcctcctttctttcctggagGCCCTGGAGCAAGTTCAGATCCCCATCCCCAAGGGCAAGTGTCTTGCCATCAGCAGTGTCGTGTACAGCGAG CTCACTGCCGACACCAAAGAGCACAGCCAGGACCAtaaggcagagctgagccagtgcaTCCTGCTGCAAG CTCGCATCTGCCCAGAGGAGACGATCCTGTTCCTGGAGTCCCAGCTGGGCCACGAGAGGGAGGCCATGCGCGTGGCAGCCCTGGGTCTGCTCGGTGCTCTGGCACGCTGTGACG AGCCCGCGATGGCAGAGAAGCTGCCCCAGGTGGTGGAGGCTGTCAAGCATGTGTGCAGGGACCCCAGCATCCGG GTGAGGAGGGCAGTTCTGCACTTCATCAGGGAGCTGCTCAGTGCCAAtgcccagagctgctcagcGTGGGACGTTGTGGGCTACATCTTCAGCGAGTTCAGCCAGAGCTCGAGCAGAAGG GCTGCGGGACTCCTGTCTGCCCGGGAAGCCCAGGAAGAAGGAGCTCTCCAAGGGCTGTGCATGGACGTCCTGGGGTCACTCGACATCTCTGTGAGAGGGATGGCCAAA CTTCTGTGGCCGAGGCTGCTGATCTATGTGATGCCAGCCAAGTACACGGGCATGCTGATCCCCCTCTCGCGCTGTCTCCGCGCCCTGGCTGAGAGAAATGAGCTGACAGCAGGGCACGAGCATCACGAACTGGATCCCGATGTCCTCAACGCCCTGTTGCAAG ACACGACGCTGACTCCGCACAACTTGCTGGCTCGCCTGCTGGTGGTGGCGGGGTCTCCTTTTGCGGGCAGTGACCTCcaagctgctgccttgctggtgctgcagagcctccACAGCAGGATCCACGGAGCTGTGGGGGCCACGTGGAACAGCGAgattcccctgctgctgcagtacCTCCAAG GAGGAAAGGGGAACATCCCAGACGCTGCCGAGTGGGAGCGCCGTCTGCTTCAG TTCCTGAGGGCATCCCTGGAAACCATCGGGGACGACGCCTGGATCAAGCGCCTGAGCTGTGCGCTGAGCCAGCGGCTGGacagctctcccagcagctctggggagaag ACTTTCCTGTACAAGGCTCTTGGGACGACGCTGGGAGCTTGTCAGGAACTCCCACACGTCCAAGAGAACCTGCTGCACCATCTGACGAGAGCACAACCTGAGGAGCCATCTGAGGCCCAG GGAATCATTGCTCTCGTCTGCCAAGCCGCCGACAGCCACTTCCGCCTGGCCTTGGAGACATTGACGACATTTGCTGCCACCTCGAGCAGTGTCCGGGGCCTTAGGGTTTCCAGAGGCAGGAAG ACGACCCAGGCCAGCAGGAGAGCTGAGGCCACTTGCAGGGCTGTCATGCTCGCCCACAGCAGCATGGCACTGCGTGCCTCCAAGGAACAACTGCTCGCCCACGTGGAGGCAGACATCGCAGGCAacatcctgctgctctccatctccagcagccag CCCGTGGCCCTTCCTCCAGTTCAAAGGGTTTTCCTCTCTCTTGGGCCCCAGAACTTGCAGACCAATCTGGCTCTGGTGCAGAGCATCCTTGAGGTCGGCTGTGCCATCCACGCTGCGGGGAACTTGGGCAGCTTCCATCCTGTCCTGAagcacaagctgctgctgatCCTGCAG AACTTGATGAAGACGACTCTCTGGGACTTCCCGGCAGCGTCCCTGCACCTCAAGGTGATTCTGGCCCTGGAGCAGTGGAG CAAGCTGGAGATCTCGTTCAGCAGCAAGGAAATTTGCAGCCTGCTGTCTGACTGCTGCCGGGCCATCCTGCCACTTCCTTCAGCGGCTGAGCAGACTGGGGAGATCAGGAACgcagagcaggcagtgctgcagctccag TCTCTGCACATGGCCACGAAGGCTCTGGGCCGGCTCATGGCAGTCCTGCTCAAGGCAAAGCCAAGCCCTGTCGACTTGGTAGACATCGCCGAG gtgCTGTGGTTCTGGCTCTCCTCGGACGATCCGTGGGTGTGCAAGAAAGCCCTGCAGGTCTGcgcccagctgctggaggactgCAGAGATGGAGTGGCTTTTCAG ACAAGAGGTGCCTACCTGCCGTTTGGCGCCTTGGCGGGATTGCTGGGGCCTCTGACCTGTGAGCCCACGAGCAGCTCCCGCCAGCTGGCCGCTGCCTGCCTCAGCTCCCTTCTCCACATCCAAG CCAAGGCCACGAACAGGGTGCTGGAGACAGACGACCCTGCGAGCTTGTGTGAGGGGCTGAGTGCTCGCAGCGACGCATCTCAGCAGCTCCAGACCTCCATCCAAATCGCAGAG GTCGTTTGCAAAAACGTCCCCAAAGAACAGGCCGCAGACTTCATGAATGCCATCCTGGGGCCCTTCCGGCATTCCAGAGGAAGCCGCGTGCGTGCTGCAGGCAACTGGATGCTCACCTTTCTGGAAGCATGTGGCAAGGACATTGGTCCAGAC GTGCGAGGAATCCTCTCCGCCCTGCACACCTGCACAGAGTCCATGCTAGAGCCCTCGTTCGTGTACTTCGTGCACCGTGCGGTGCTGATCCTGGCCCGCCATCACCGGGAGCTCACGCTGAACATCATCCTCGAGAAGTTTGTGCCTATGGACAG GCCTTTTTGCGAAACTCTCATGGCAGTGCTGAGCAAATGCGCTGAGAAGAGCTGGCTGACGCCGTTCTGGAGGCAGAAGATGTCGGCGCTGCTGGAGAGCCCCCGCACTTATGCCGAGGGCATGTGCCTCCTGACGAG TGTCCTGCTCCGTGCCCAGCTCATCTCCCGGGAGCTGATTGAGATCTTCTCCCAGTGGCTGCGCTACCCATCAGCAAACCTGCAGCTGACGGCCATGGCTTTCTTTGCTGAG CTGATGAAGGAGCCGCCTCTTGAGAAGAGGAACGTCCTGAAGACTCTGCGTGTCTTGGCTGAGAAAGCACAGCACCGAAGCAGCACCATCAGGCAGCTGGCAGCGAGAGCTCTGGGCAACGCAGCCGGCAGCATGCCCGTGGAG GTGCGGAAGCACGGGAGACAAGTTGTCCAGGTGCTGCAACAGAGCCTGGCGGACACTGCCTGTCCCGAGGTGGTTGCAGAAAGCATGCTGGCGCTAGCTGAGCTCGTGAGGGTGCTGCAGGCGGTGAACTTGGGATCGGCCTTTGAAGACATCGCCAGGGCCACCAAGATGTTCTTCGAGTCT GAAGAAGAGTACCTTCGCTACTCGGCCTTGCGCCTCTATTCAGTCCTGGCTTCCTCAGCCTCGAGCAAGCGGTCGTTCTTTGCCGGAGAAGTGGTGGAAACATGGGTCAGCCTTTTCCTGCACCTCCGGGATCCCGACTTTGCAGTTGCCAGC GCCAGAAACGCCCCCCCCATGTTGGAGAGGCTCCGTACCGTAGCCAGGAGAGGCTGCTTAGAGAACGGGCAGAGGCTGCACCCATCGACCTTCGGAATCCTTGGTGAGAGCCCGCACTGGAACTTCCCACTCCCTTTCCTGACCAGAGAGCTGTAG